Part of the Arthrobacter gengyunqii genome is shown below.
AGGGACCGGCGCAGCCCGCGGGGGAGCGCTGCCCCGGGAGCTGCCTGATCTGGCCGAAGCTGCAGCGGCAACGCCCGGTCTCCGCCTTGCCGGGGTCATGGCAGTGGCCCCTTTGGGCGCCGATCCGCAGGAGGCGTTCGCCAAGCTGGCGGGGCTGTCCGGGAACCTCCAAAAGGCCCATCCCGGGGCAACCGGGATCTCCGCCGGGATGAGCGGGGACCTGGAAGCAGCGCTGCAGCACGGGGCGACACACCTGAGGATCGGTTCCGATATTCTCGGGCCCCGGCCCCCGGTGCGGTAGCGTCTATTGCAGGAAAGTCTCTCATTTGGCGAGGGACAAGTGCTACGGCGCTGAAGTTCTAGAAGGAGCAACCATGGCTGGCGCAATGCGCAGGACAATGATCTACCTTGGGCTCGCCGACGGTGAAGAGCCCTACGAGTCTGAGCAGAAAAGCCAGCGGGATGCCCCGGTGCGCAGCGCCGAGGAATACACCCCGGAATACGAGCGCCCCGAGCGTTCCGACCGGTCAGAGCGTTCCGACCGGACCGACCGCACCGAGCGGTCCGACCGCGACGCCGAGCAGGCCCCGGCACCCGTGGTCCGCACCGCCGTCGAAGAATACCGAGCACCCGTGACGCCGATCAAGCGCGCGCCGTCATCCCGAGAGGAAGTGGCTGGCTTGCGCCAGATCACCACCGTTCACCCCCGTTCCTACAACGACGCCAAGATCATTGGGGAGAGCTTCCGGGACGGGATTCCCGTGATCATGAATGTCACCGACATGGGTGAAGCGGACGCCAAGCGCCTGGTCGATTTCTCTGCTGGCCTTGTCTTTGGCCTGCGCGGTAGCATTGAGCGCGTGACCAACAAGGTCTTCCTCCTGTCGCCTTCCTATGTGGAGGTGCTGGGGGATGACAAAAAAGTCAGTGAATCCCAGTCGGCATTCTTCAACCAGAGCTGACCGCATGCCCGCAGCAGCGGGGTCCCTGCGGATCGCTACAGACTCCCCGGAAACGAAACAACACGCGTGAGTATTATTTTTGCCCTGCTGTATGTGCTGCTGGTGCTCTTTCAGTTTGCTCTGTTCCTGAGGATTGTTTACGACGCGGTCCAGATCTTCGCCCGCCAATGGCGTCCGAAGGGCCCCGCC
Proteins encoded:
- a CDS encoding cell division protein SepF, translating into MAGAMRRTMIYLGLADGEEPYESEQKSQRDAPVRSAEEYTPEYERPERSDRSERSDRTDRTERSDRDAEQAPAPVVRTAVEEYRAPVTPIKRAPSSREEVAGLRQITTVHPRSYNDAKIIGESFRDGIPVIMNVTDMGEADAKRLVDFSAGLVFGLRGSIERVTNKVFLLSPSYVEVLGDDKKVSESQSAFFNQS